The Desmonostoc muscorum LEGE 12446 genome includes a region encoding these proteins:
- the ftsH3 gene encoding ATP-dependent zinc metalloprotease FtsH3 has protein sequence MNKRWRNAGLYALLFIVVIALGTAFFDKQPQSRETWRYSRFIQEVEQGRVEKVSLSADRSTALVTPKYDPNKRLVTLVNDPDLINTLTSKGVDISVLPQTDEGFWFKALSSLFFPVLLLVGLFFLLRRAQSGPGSQAMNFGKSKARVQMEPQTQVTFGDVAGIDQAKLELNEVVDFLKNADRFTAVGAKIPKGVLLVGPPGTGKTLLARAVAGEAGVPFFSISGSEFVEMFVGVGASRVRDLFEQAKSNAPCIVFIDEIDAVGRQRGAGLGGGNDEREQTLNQLLTEMDGFEGNTGIIIIAATNRPDVLDAALLRPGRFDRQVVVDRPDYAGRSEILKVHARGKTLAKDVDLDKIARRTPGFTGADLSNLLNEAAILAARRNLTEISMDEINDAIDRVLAGPEKKDRVMSEKRKTLVAYHEAGHALVGALMPDYDPVQKISIIPRGRAGGLTWFTPSEDRMDTGLYSRAYLENQMAVALGGRIAEELIFGEEEVTTGASNDLQQVARVARQMITRFGMSDRLGPVALGRQQGNMFLGRDIMSERDFSEETAAAIDEEVRKLVDIAYTRAKEVLVGNRHILDQLAQMLVDKETVDAEELQEILANNDVKTAAFA, from the coding sequence GTGAATAAAAGATGGAGAAACGCAGGGCTGTACGCGCTGCTATTTATTGTTGTCATTGCCCTGGGTACAGCATTTTTTGACAAACAACCCCAAAGCAGAGAGACATGGCGATACAGTCGCTTTATTCAAGAAGTTGAACAAGGCAGAGTAGAAAAAGTCAGTCTGAGTGCAGACCGTTCTACAGCATTGGTTACACCCAAATACGACCCAAATAAACGGCTGGTAACCTTAGTCAACGACCCAGATTTAATCAATACTTTGACATCAAAAGGCGTTGATATTTCAGTTTTGCCCCAAACCGACGAAGGATTTTGGTTTAAGGCACTGAGCAGCTTATTTTTCCCTGTATTGCTTTTGGTTGGCTTATTCTTCTTGCTACGTCGCGCTCAAAGTGGCCCTGGCAGCCAAGCCATGAACTTTGGCAAATCCAAAGCCAGAGTACAAATGGAACCTCAAACTCAGGTGACATTTGGTGATGTAGCTGGTATTGACCAAGCCAAATTGGAATTAAACGAAGTCGTAGACTTTCTGAAAAACGCCGATCGCTTTACCGCCGTTGGTGCAAAAATTCCTAAAGGCGTACTCTTAGTTGGCCCTCCTGGTACTGGTAAAACCCTCCTAGCTCGTGCTGTAGCTGGTGAAGCGGGTGTACCATTCTTCTCAATCTCTGGTTCGGAATTTGTGGAAATGTTCGTGGGTGTGGGTGCATCCCGTGTCCGCGATTTATTTGAACAAGCCAAATCCAACGCTCCCTGCATCGTGTTCATCGATGAAATTGACGCCGTAGGTCGTCAGCGGGGTGCAGGTTTAGGCGGTGGTAACGATGAACGCGAACAAACCCTCAACCAGCTGCTCACAGAAATGGACGGCTTTGAAGGTAACACCGGCATCATCATTATCGCTGCAACCAACCGTCCCGATGTCCTAGATGCAGCATTGTTGCGTCCAGGTCGTTTTGACCGTCAAGTTGTAGTAGACCGTCCCGACTATGCTGGACGTAGCGAAATCCTCAAGGTACATGCCCGTGGCAAAACCTTGGCGAAAGATGTGGACTTAGATAAAATCGCCCGTCGTACCCCTGGATTTACCGGTGCAGATTTATCCAACTTGTTAAATGAAGCCGCAATTTTGGCAGCACGGCGGAATTTAACTGAAATTTCGATGGATGAAATCAACGATGCGATCGATCGCGTATTAGCTGGCCCAGAGAAGAAAGACCGGGTAATGAGCGAAAAGCGCAAGACCTTGGTAGCATATCACGAAGCTGGTCACGCCTTAGTTGGTGCTTTGATGCCCGACTATGACCCAGTACAAAAGATTAGCATCATCCCTCGTGGTCGTGCAGGTGGTTTAACTTGGTTTACTCCCAGTGAAGACCGCATGGACACTGGTTTATACAGCCGCGCTTATCTGGAAAATCAGATGGCTGTGGCTTTGGGTGGACGCATCGCCGAAGAATTAATCTTTGGTGAAGAAGAAGTTACCACAGGTGCTTCCAACGACTTGCAACAAGTAGCCCGTGTTGCGCGTCAGATGATCACCCGATTTGGGATGAGCGATCGCTTAGGCCCAGTCGCCCTTGGTCGTCAACAAGGTAACATGTTCCTGGGACGGGACATCATGTCAGAACGCGATTTCTCTGAAGAAACCGCCGCTGCTATTGATGAAGAAGTCCGCAAACTTGTAGATATAGCTTATACCCGTGCGAAAGAAGTGTTAGTCGGCAACCGCCACATTCTAGATCAATTAGCGCAAATGCTAGTTGATAAAGAAACAGTAGATGCTGAAGAATTGCAAGAAATTCTGGCAAATAACGATGTGAAAACTGCTGCGTTTGCCTAA
- a CDS encoding PEP-CTERM sorting domain-containing protein yields the protein MELVKKLGIATASAVIGLTAVGASSSAQAAQLFDFQYSFPSYEANGTPISASGILTTTDLDPINNNYTITGISGTRTAQGITETIIGLLSPGTYGVNDNLLNPSQPFLTTNGFSYLVSGSGEDGNGNVNVFYSSFNEGYSELSSDVDYGSFSINPRSVPEPNAVGGSLIALGFGWWTKRKKAYKSI from the coding sequence ATGGAATTAGTCAAGAAACTTGGCATTGCTACCGCTAGCGCTGTTATCGGCTTGACTGCTGTCGGTGCGTCTTCTTCAGCGCAAGCTGCACAGTTATTTGATTTTCAGTATTCTTTTCCCAGCTACGAAGCAAATGGTACGCCTATTTCAGCTAGCGGCATCCTTACCACAACCGATCTAGACCCCATAAACAACAATTACACAATCACAGGTATAAGTGGGACAAGGACAGCTCAAGGAATTACAGAGACAATAATCGGGTTACTCTCACCGGGTACATACGGTGTCAACGATAATCTCTTGAATCCGAGTCAGCCATTCTTAACCACCAACGGTTTTTCTTACCTGGTTTCCGGTAGCGGAGAAGACGGAAATGGGAACGTTAACGTATTCTACAGTAGTTTTAATGAAGGTTATTCAGAGCTTTCAAGTGATGTAGATTATGGCAGCTTTAGTATCAATCCACGTTCTGTTCCCGAACCTAATGCAGTAGGTGGCTCATTAATTGCTCTTGGTTTTGGCTGGTGGACAAAACGAAAGAAAGCCTATAAAAGCATCTAG
- a CDS encoding DUF4114 domain-containing protein produces the protein MSNINNVLWAQQLGGTFPDTGINIAADGSGNTYVTGAFNGTATFGNTTLTSTSFGYSDVFVAKLDSNKNVLWAQKLGGTLTDFGLGITVDEAGNSYATGSFSGTATFGSTTLTSTGNEDGFITKLDSNGNATGGFSDTGTFGNITLTSAGSIDAFVVKLGDEVEQPKISLALTPNSVAEDGSNNLIYTFTRNGDTTNSQIVNFNIGGNATYNTDYTIVGTDTFTGFNGTVTFKAGDTTATVTINPTADTTFEADETVSLTLASGTGYAIATSEAVTGEITNGGNIITSLNAGSITINGGNLILISHDTVEQPKISLALTPNSVAEDGSNNLIYTFTRNGDTTNSQIVNFNIGGNATYNTDYTIVGTDTFTGFNGTVAFKAGDTTATVTINPTADTTFEADETVSLTLASGTGYAIATSEAVTGEITNGGNIITSLYAGSVTINGGNLILTSRDTVEQPKISLVLTPNSVAEDGSNNFIYTFTRDGDTTNPQIVNFNIGGNATYNTDYTIVGTDTFTGFNGTVAFKAGDTTATVTINPTADTTFEADETVSLTLASGTGYAIATSEAVTGEITNDDTQITLAPENTDSVFNLSGAATPVQFLLKSASPGVVNEIGLFTVDDDKGTIDGITPNDSNYTQAALARSRSIFSTLGNSPNGFDSNLTRTLDLDGGIRFRLLLVQNGTLDGLRNGTVPLSQLRLSSPTSLQVSDAGNSNFDLRFEDSPGSGQFNDAVVQMQLGTQADKPIGTALQDQQEGEVLDLRGLIGTQNATFTVNREAAYNNFVGFFRVADATGGIDTNSDGIGDLLPGQAGYGEAAVKNRVGGIDLSVGNQGKATFTGQFEAGSIFAPFLIVNGTPAQILDSNPNNNPAIYFPYLGANSDKVDHVRILGNNVFGFEDLSNGGDQDFNDIIVSVKFG, from the coding sequence ATGAGCAACATCAACAACGTCCTGTGGGCGCAGCAATTGGGCGGCACATTCCCCGACACTGGCATTAACATCGCCGCCGACGGTTCCGGCAACACCTACGTCACAGGAGCCTTTAACGGTACTGCCACCTTTGGTAATACCACCCTCACCAGTACGAGTTTTGGTTATAGTGATGTCTTCGTCGCTAAACTCGACAGCAACAAAAACGTCCTATGGGCACAGAAATTAGGCGGCACGTTAACTGATTTCGGCTTGGGCATCACCGTCGATGAGGCTGGTAACAGTTACGCCACAGGATCTTTCTCAGGTACAGCTACTTTTGGCAGCACCACCCTCACTAGCACTGGTAATGAGGATGGCTTCATCACTAAGCTTGATAGCAATGGCAACGCTACGGGAGGCTTCTCAGATACCGGCACCTTTGGTAATATCACTCTCACCAGTGCGGGCAGCATAGATGCCTTTGTCGTCAAGCTTGGGGATGAGGTAGAGCAACCAAAAATCAGCCTCGCCCTCACACCCAACAGTGTTGCTGAAGACGGTAGCAACAATCTCATTTATACCTTCACCCGTAATGGTGACACAACTAACTCCCAGATAGTCAACTTCAATATTGGCGGCAATGCTACTTACAACACTGACTACACAATAGTTGGAACTGACACCTTTACTGGCTTTAATGGCACTGTCACCTTTAAAGCTGGTGATACCACTGCTACTGTCACCATTAATCCAACTGCTGACACAACCTTTGAGGCTGATGAAACAGTGAGCTTAACACTGGCATCAGGAACAGGTTACGCCATTGCTACATCGGAGGCAGTGACAGGTGAGATTACCAATGGGGGCAATATAATCACCAGTCTCAATGCGGGCAGTATTACAATTAATGGTGGTAATTTGATACTCATCAGTCATGATACGGTAGAGCAACCAAAAATCAGCCTCGCCCTCACACCCAACAGTGTTGCTGAAGACGGTAGCAACAATCTCATTTATACCTTCACCCGTAATGGCGACACAACTAACTCCCAGATAGTCAACTTCAATATTGGCGGCAATGCTACTTACAACACTGACTACACAATAGTTGGAACTGACACCTTTACTGGCTTTAATGGCACTGTCGCCTTTAAAGCTGGTGATACCACTGCTACTGTCACCATTAATCCAACTGCTGACACAACCTTTGAGGCTGATGAAACAGTGAGCTTAACACTGGCATCAGGAACAGGTTACGCCATTGCTACATCGGAGGCAGTGACAGGTGAGATTACCAATGGGGGCAATATAATCACCAGTCTCTATGCGGGCAGTGTTACAATTAATGGTGGTAATTTGATACTCACCAGTCGTGATACGGTAGAGCAACCAAAAATCAGCCTCGTCCTCACACCGAACAGCGTTGCTGAAGATGGTAGCAACAACTTCATTTATACCTTCACCCGTGATGGCGACACAACTAACCCCCAGATAGTCAACTTCAATATTGGCGGCAATGCTACTTACAACACTGACTACACAATAGTTGGAACTGACACCTTTACTGGCTTTAATGGCACTGTCGCCTTTAAAGCTGGTGATACCACTGCTACTGTCACCATTAATCCAACTGCTGACACAACCTTTGAGGCTGATGAAACAGTGAGCTTAACACTGGCATCAGGAACAGGTTACGCCATTGCTACATCGGAGGCAGTGACAGGTGAGATTACCAATGACGACACTCAAATTACCCTCGCACCTGAGAATACTGATAGTGTATTCAACCTTAGCGGTGCTGCAACCCCTGTACAGTTTCTCCTTAAGAGTGCCAGTCCTGGTGTTGTCAACGAAATCGGACTGTTTACCGTAGACGATGACAAAGGCACCATCGACGGCATTACGCCCAACGATTCCAACTACACTCAAGCGGCGCTGGCACGTTCTCGCAGTATCTTCTCAACTTTAGGAAATTCGCCCAACGGCTTTGATAGCAACCTCACCCGGACTCTTGACCTCGATGGTGGTATTCGCTTCCGCCTATTACTAGTACAAAACGGCACCCTCGATGGTTTGCGGAATGGTACAGTACCACTGTCACAATTGCGGCTCTCCTCTCCTACTTCCTTGCAAGTTTCTGATGCAGGTAACAGCAACTTTGACCTGCGCTTTGAGGATAGTCCTGGGAGTGGTCAGTTCAACGATGCGGTAGTGCAAATGCAACTGGGAACACAAGCTGACAAACCCATAGGCACTGCCCTACAAGACCAGCAGGAAGGCGAGGTGTTGGACTTGCGTGGACTAATAGGTACGCAGAATGCAACGTTTACGGTTAACCGTGAGGCGGCATATAACAACTTTGTCGGTTTCTTTCGTGTGGCGGATGCCACAGGCGGCATCGATACCAACAGTGACGGTATAGGGGATTTGCTACCCGGACAAGCAGGCTATGGAGAGGCGGCAGTAAAGAACCGTGTCGGCGGCATTGACCTGAGTGTGGGGAATCAGGGTAAAGCAACCTTTACAGGTCAGTTTGAAGCTGGTTCAATATTTGCACCATTTCTCATCGTGAATGGTACACCTGCACAAATTCTTGACAGCAACCCCAATAATAACCCGGCAATTTACTTCCCGTATCTGGGCGCAAATTCGGATAAAGTAGACCATGTGCGGATATTAGGCAACAATGTTTTCGGGTTTGAGGACTTGTCCAACGGCGGCGATCAAGATTTCAATGACATCATTGTTAGCGTGAAGTTCGGCTAA
- a CDS encoding transposase produces the protein MNGECFQQFLDWLSQQLGGDYAILQVDQAPAHTSSAIRWQEFIIPLFQPPSAPELNPIERLWQLLKKPLKNQLFSSLQTLRDRIQEIFDQLTLEQVISVSSYNFILEALFYAASY, from the coding sequence TTGAATGGCGAGTGTTTTCAACAGTTTTTGGACTGGCTATCTCAACAATTAGGTGGGGATTACGCTATTTTACAGGTTGACCAAGCACCTGCTCATACAAGTTCAGCGATTCGTTGGCAAGAGTTTATTATTCCTCTGTTTCAGCCACCTTCAGCCCCTGAACTCAATCCCATTGAAAGGCTTTGGCAGCTCCTCAAGAAACCACTCAAAAATCAGCTTTTCTCTTCTTTACAAACTTTACGCGATCGCATCCAAGAAATATTTGATCAACTTACACTTGAGCAGGTAATTTCCGTCTCTTCTTACAACTTTATCCTGGAAGCTTTATTCTATGCAGCTTCATATTAA
- a CDS encoding helix-turn-helix domain-containing protein, giving the protein MSRPFKIEIAESEEELKKRLQTANLGNQKEKLIMLWWIKSGQVKEQQEIGKRLAKDTSTVTRWLQKYRAGGLYELLEMKKAPGAKRKIHDAAIAALEEELKTGKGFSSYGAIVEWLKQEHGQDIEYATVYAWVRYRLGAKLKVPRPQSHKQDEKLVSEFKKNLESFLIV; this is encoded by the coding sequence ATGAGCCGCCCTTTTAAGATTGAAATCGCAGAGAGCGAAGAAGAACTTAAAAAACGTCTACAAACAGCTAACTTAGGAAACCAGAAAGAAAAACTTATTATGCTGTGGTGGATAAAAAGCGGACAGGTTAAGGAGCAGCAAGAAATTGGAAAACGCTTGGCGAAAGATACCTCAACTGTAACAAGGTGGTTGCAAAAGTATAGAGCAGGCGGGCTATATGAATTACTGGAAATGAAAAAAGCTCCAGGAGCAAAACGCAAAATTCATGACGCAGCGATCGCAGCACTGGAGGAAGAGTTAAAAACAGGAAAAGGCTTTAGTAGCTATGGTGCAATAGTTGAGTGGTTGAAACAAGAACATGGACAAGATATAGAGTATGCAACGGTTTATGCGTGGGTTCGATATCGATTAGGAGCAAAACTAAAAGTGCCTCGCCCTCAAAGCCATAAGCAAGACGAGAAATTGGTATCTGAATTTAAAAAAAACTTGGAATCATTCTTAATTGTCTAG
- a CDS encoding low temperature requirement protein A, translating to MANFIQPPRLRIGEETEEERHATWLELFYDLVFVVAVSQLAHNLNEDISLSGLFGFVVLFIPVWWSWIGTTFYANRFDSDDIAHRLLIGVQMLTAAAMAVNIHHGLGESSPGFALSYALGRAVLVIEYVRAGIHIPSARPLTTRYAIGFAIAALLWLISVFIPIPWRFALWTLAIVIDFATPLTARKFQLGLLPHASHLPERFGLFTIIVLGEAIIAVVNGVSQQKWDVLTVISAVFGLIIAFSWWWVYFDNLGGKPIEIARAHGKVGVVNLWLYTHLPLVIGIAAAGVGVEQILLSKPTLALPDSQRWLICGSVALCSLAVSILHRFGVIRYCQIRSQYRLGGAVVLVAIAIFGKGLLPVTVITLVAVVSALQVVQDLYQSRPTTRLADPEI from the coding sequence ATGGCAAATTTTATCCAACCGCCAAGGTTACGTATTGGTGAAGAAACTGAAGAAGAACGACATGCCACCTGGCTAGAACTTTTTTATGATTTGGTGTTTGTAGTTGCAGTTTCTCAACTCGCTCACAATCTCAATGAAGATATCTCACTTTCAGGATTATTCGGGTTTGTTGTTTTATTTATACCTGTTTGGTGGTCATGGATTGGTACTACATTTTACGCCAACCGCTTTGATAGTGATGATATTGCACATCGCCTGCTGATTGGTGTACAAATGCTGACAGCAGCAGCAATGGCTGTGAACATACACCACGGTTTAGGCGAAAGTTCTCCTGGTTTTGCCCTTTCCTATGCTCTCGGTCGGGCTGTGCTGGTGATAGAATACGTCCGTGCTGGAATACACATCCCTTCTGCACGTCCTTTGACGACTCGCTACGCAATTGGTTTTGCGATCGCCGCTTTGCTTTGGTTAATTTCGGTATTTATACCCATTCCTTGGCGATTCGCACTCTGGACATTAGCGATCGTTATTGACTTTGCCACACCCTTAACAGCACGCAAGTTTCAACTAGGATTACTCCCCCACGCTTCGCATTTACCAGAACGTTTCGGACTGTTTACGATTATTGTTTTGGGCGAAGCAATTATTGCGGTGGTTAATGGTGTTTCTCAGCAGAAATGGGATGTTTTAACCGTAATTTCCGCCGTGTTTGGTTTAATTATTGCTTTTAGTTGGTGGTGGGTCTATTTTGATAATCTGGGTGGTAAACCGATTGAGATAGCCCGGGCACACGGAAAAGTTGGTGTTGTCAATCTCTGGCTTTACACTCATTTACCCCTAGTGATTGGGATTGCTGCGGCTGGAGTCGGAGTAGAACAAATCTTGTTGAGTAAACCAACTTTAGCCTTACCGGATTCCCAGCGATGGCTCATCTGCGGTTCAGTAGCATTATGCTCCCTAGCTGTCAGTATTCTCCATAGATTTGGGGTGATTCGTTATTGCCAAATCCGTTCCCAGTACCGACTTGGGGGTGCAGTTGTGTTGGTGGCGATCGCCATTTTTGGCAAAGGTTTGTTACCTGTCACAGTCATCACCCTTGTAGCCGTAGTTTCTGCTCTCCAAGTCGTTCAGGATTTGTATCAAAGTCGTCCCACCACCCGCTTAGCTGACCCAGAAATCTAG
- the nifE gene encoding nitrogenase iron-molybdenum cofactor biosynthesis protein NifE, with translation MKNSQVTINELVNETACKHNRKKSDDKKKLSCKNLPQPGATQGNCPFDGAMVSVGAITDAVHLVHGPVACTHNPWATHGSLSSGSQLYQTAFTTDFGESNVVFGGEKKLYKAILEIAQRYNPPAIFVYATCVTALIGDDIDSICKLAANKVGIPVIYVDSPGFLGSKNLGNRIGNETLLNSVIGTGEPEFTTPFDINLVGDYNVAGETWNVLPLLQKLGIRVLSKITGDARYQEVCYAHRAKLNVVLCSNVAIQMAQTMEERYGIPYIEESFYGVENLNHCLRNIAATLGEFLGDSFAARELQERAERLITEETAALDIALAPYRSQLKGKRIVLSTGGVKTWSLILAAKDLGMEVIATTEGKTSEEEKAKIRQFLGQDGIVLSQGTPQVLLQVLKDTKADVLIAGAGNQYTALKAQIPFLDINHERHHAYAGYTGLVELARELHEALYSPVWEQVRKPAPWDEKISNG, from the coding sequence ATGAAAAATAGTCAAGTAACAATCAACGAACTAGTTAACGAGACAGCCTGCAAACATAACCGAAAAAAATCGGATGACAAGAAAAAACTATCTTGCAAAAACTTACCACAACCAGGTGCAACCCAAGGGAATTGTCCTTTTGATGGGGCAATGGTTTCTGTGGGAGCAATTACTGATGCTGTTCATTTAGTACATGGCCCAGTTGCCTGCACTCATAACCCTTGGGCAACTCATGGTAGCCTTTCATCAGGCTCTCAACTATACCAAACTGCTTTTACTACTGACTTTGGTGAGAGTAATGTGGTTTTTGGTGGTGAAAAGAAGCTTTACAAAGCCATTCTGGAAATTGCTCAACGCTATAATCCTCCAGCTATCTTTGTCTATGCTACTTGTGTCACTGCTTTGATTGGTGATGATATCGATAGTATCTGTAAACTGGCTGCAAATAAAGTTGGGATTCCAGTTATTTATGTCGATTCACCGGGATTCCTTGGGAGTAAAAATTTAGGTAACCGCATCGGCAATGAAACTTTATTGAATTCTGTCATAGGTACGGGAGAACCAGAATTTACTACGCCATTCGATATTAATCTTGTTGGTGACTATAACGTTGCAGGTGAAACGTGGAATGTTTTACCACTGTTACAGAAATTAGGGATTCGCGTTCTCTCCAAAATTACAGGTGATGCTCGTTATCAAGAAGTTTGCTATGCTCATCGTGCCAAATTGAATGTAGTGCTTTGCTCAAATGTAGCAATACAAATGGCACAAACAATGGAAGAACGTTATGGAATTCCCTATATAGAAGAATCTTTCTATGGTGTGGAAAACCTTAATCATTGCTTGCGAAATATTGCAGCAACATTAGGCGAATTTCTTGGGGATAGTTTCGCTGCACGCGAACTTCAAGAACGTGCAGAACGATTAATAACAGAAGAAACCGCAGCCCTAGATATTGCCTTAGCTCCCTATCGTTCTCAGTTGAAAGGCAAGCGGATTGTTCTTTCTACTGGTGGTGTAAAAACTTGGTCACTTATTTTAGCCGCCAAAGACTTAGGAATGGAAGTTATTGCTACTACTGAAGGAAAGACTTCAGAAGAAGAGAAAGCCAAAATTAGGCAATTCCTTGGCCAAGATGGCATTGTTTTGTCCCAAGGAACTCCCCAGGTATTACTACAAGTACTCAAGGATACAAAAGCTGATGTGTTGATTGCTGGGGCTGGTAATCAATACACAGCATTGAAAGCACAAATTCCTTTTTTGGATATTAACCATGAACGTCATCATGCCTATGCTGGTTATACGGGGCTGGTAGAACTGGCACGGGAATTGCATGAAGCCTTGTATAGTCCTGTGTGGGAACAAGTCAGAAAACCTGCTCCTTGGGATGAAAAAATTAGTAACGGATAG
- a CDS encoding Rpn family recombination-promoting nuclease/putative transposase produces the protein MSFDNLCKLLSEKYPEPFASWVLGTPQTDVKVLKTELSIEPIRADYVTFLQLQGRILHLEFQTKLESTPPLPLRMLDYWVRLYRLYRLPITQVVVLLLPPAPETVIETAFEVETTRHEYRVICMWEENPEPFLNDAALLPLAPLAATTQPQALLQEVVTKVNQLEPRQRPEISAYTQILAGLKYNQDLIRQLFREGMMRESVIYQEILREGEQRGEQRGREQGREQGRKAEGQLLILRLLTRRVGELPQEVLERIETLSLEQLENLGEALLDFQAIADLEAWFNTLQ, from the coding sequence ATGTCCTTTGATAACCTCTGCAAACTCCTATCGGAAAAATATCCAGAACCTTTTGCTAGTTGGGTTTTGGGTACACCGCAAACTGATGTCAAAGTTCTGAAAACCGAATTGAGCATTGAACCAATTCGCGCTGATTATGTCACATTTTTACAGCTACAAGGACGCATTCTCCACCTAGAATTTCAAACCAAACTAGAATCTACACCGCCACTACCCTTGCGGATGCTAGATTATTGGGTGCGGTTGTATCGTTTGTATCGCCTACCGATAACGCAAGTTGTCGTGTTATTACTTCCGCCTGCGCCAGAAACGGTAATTGAAACTGCCTTTGAAGTCGAAACTACTCGTCATGAATATCGGGTGATTTGTATGTGGGAAGAAAATCCCGAACCATTCCTGAATGACGCCGCTTTATTACCGCTAGCACCACTGGCAGCAACCACCCAACCCCAAGCCTTGTTACAAGAAGTAGTAACCAAAGTTAATCAACTTGAGCCAAGACAACGACCAGAAATTTCTGCTTACACCCAAATCTTAGCGGGACTAAAATACAATCAGGACTTGATTCGACAACTATTTCGGGAGGGTATGATGCGCGAGTCAGTAATTTATCAAGAAATTCTCAGAGAAGGAGAACAACGAGGAGAACAACGAGGACGGGAACAAGGACGGGAACAAGGACGAAAAGCAGAAGGGCAATTGCTGATTCTCCGTCTGCTGACTCGACGCGTGGGAGAATTACCCCAAGAGGTGCTAGAGCGGATTGAAACTCTCTCCTTAGAACAATTAGAAAATCTTGGTGAAGCTTTGTTGGATTTTCAGGCGATCGCCGATCTAGAAGCCTGGTTTAATACATTACAGTAG